In one window of Henckelia pumila isolate YLH828 chromosome 1, ASM3356847v2, whole genome shotgun sequence DNA:
- the LOC140861264 gene encoding uncharacterized protein, which produces MAPRRDPHAPPLPPPPPPPPVDVGAQVLAGLTRILEQHAEAPRARPSAIYEKFRKMDPKDFSGTTDPLVAKGWICLLEANFRYMELGDGDRVHCMTFLLKDDAALWFEGVEKTVDVTTLTWEAFKALFYEKYYTAEVRAQLKKEFMSLRQGYLSVSEFVRKFERGCHFVPLIGNDEAEKLQRFVACLRPTIRRDVMMA; this is translated from the coding sequence ATGGCACCTCGACGCGATCCCCATGCACCTCCATTGCCACCTCCTCCGCCCCCACCACCAGTTGATGTTGGTGCTCAGGTGCTAGCTGGCCTGACTCGTATCTTAGAGCAGCATGCCGAGGCCCCGAGGGCTAGACCTAGTGCGATCTATGAGAAGTTCAGGAAGATGGATCCTAAGGACTTTTCCGGTACTACGGATCCGTTGGTAGCGAAGGGCTGGATTTGCTTGCTTGAGGCGAATTTCCGCTACATGGAGTTGGGAGATGGGGACCGAGTTCACTGTATGACGTTCCTACTCAAGGATGACGCCGCCTTGTGGTTTGAGGGTGTGGAGAAGACTGTTGATGTTACCACCCTGACTTGGGAAGCATTCAAGGCTCTCTTCTATGAGAAGTACTATACAGCTGAGGTGAGAGCGCAGTTGAAGaaagagttcatgagtctccggcagggatATCTGTCTGTATCCGAGTTTGTGCGCAAATTCGAGAGGGGCTGCCATTTTGTGCCATTGATAGGGAATGATGAGGCGGAGAAGTTGCAGCGTTTTGTTGCTTGTTTGAGGCCTACTATTCGTAGGGATGTGATGATGGCTTAG